A genomic region of Papaver somniferum cultivar HN1 chromosome 7, ASM357369v1, whole genome shotgun sequence contains the following coding sequences:
- the LOC113300082 gene encoding probable polygalacturonase At1g80170, with product MERVFLIFSILILFIGAHVVVAEEVRPDNSVLFEDEFIENLDIDLEDDIEGDFLEMPGWESRGGGKVLVNVDSFGAVGDGISDDTQAFVSAWEKVCSTQKSVLLVPERKIYLVNATRFKGPCADKLIVRIDGTIVAPDEPNNWDKQNPRIWLNFSKLKRISFQGKGVIDGSGQKWWDSSCKRNKTNPCREAPSALTIDTSSAVNVKGLTIQNGQQMNFVISHCDNVRITNVKVSAPGTSPNTDGIHITKSTNVGVLNCKIGTGDDCISIVNGSTGIKMKNIYCGPGHGISIGSLGKDNSTGVVSGVVVNTAFLKGTTNGLRIKTWQGGSGFVRAVRYENVRMEDVANPIIIDQFYCDSPKSCKNQTSAVEISQIVYRNISGTSKTAKAMKFACSDTVPCKNIVLNNVNLEREDGTAETYCNSAMGFHYGMVRPSADCLADKILETSLIKSYDKDPIHTEL from the exons ATGGAGAGAGTATTCTTAATCTTTTCCATTCTTATACTGTTCATTGGAGCTCATGTAGTAGTTGCAGAAGAGGTCAGACCTGACAATTCAGTCCTTTTCGAAGATGAGTTTATAGAAAACCTTGATATTGATCTTGAAGATGATATCGAAGGAGATTTTCTGGAGATGCCAGGATGGGAAAGCCGAGGTGGTGGTAAGGTTCTTGTGAATGTAGATAGTTTTGGTGCAGTTGGAGATGGAATCTCTGATGATACTCag GCCTTTGTTAGTGCATGGGAGAAAGTATGTTCTACACAAAAATCAGTTTTACTAGTGCCTGAACGAAAGATCTATCTTGTGAATGCTACCAGATTTAAGGGACCATGTGCTGATAAATTAATCGTTCGG ATAGATGGAACAATTGTAGCACCAGATGAGCCAAATAACTGGGATAAACAGAACCCCAGGATCTGGCTTAATTTCTCCAAACTTAAGAGAATAAGTTTTCAAGGTAAGGGTGTTATTGATGGCTCAGGTCAAAAGTGGTGGGATTCATCTTGCAAACGAAACAAGACAAAT CCATGCAGAGAAGCACCATCG GCACTGACAATCGACACTAGCTCGGCAGTGAATGTGAAGGGTCTTACCATACAGAACGGCCAACAAATGAATTTTGTCATCTCTCACTGTGACAACGTGCGTATAACCAATGTCAAAGTCTCTGCACCAGGAACCAGCCCAAACACCGACGGTATCCATATCACTAAATCGACCAATGTTGGGGTGCTGAACTGCAAAATCGGAACAG GGGATGATTGTATCTCCATAGTTAATGGAAGTACAGGAATCAAGATGAAGAATATTTACTGTGGCCCCGGCCACGGAATCAG CATAGGGAGCCTCGGAAAAGACAACAGCACAGGCGTAGTCTCAGGCGTGGTTGTGAACACAGCATTTCTTAAGGGAACAACAAATGGactcaggatcaaaacctggcaG GGTGGGTCTGGGTTCGTTCGTGCAGTACGTTATGAGAACGTGAGGATGGAGGACGTTGCCAACCCTATCATCATTGACCAGTTCTACTGCGATTCGCCTAAGAGTTGCAAAAATCAG ACGTCAGCTGTGGAAATTAGCCAAATCGTATACCGAAACATCTCAGGAACATCAAAGACGGCAAAGGCGATGAAATTTGCCTGCAGCGACACAGTCCCTTGTAAAAACATTGTCCTAAACAACGTAAAccttgaaagagaagatggaacaGCAGAGACTTACTGTAATTCTGCGATGGGCTTCCACTATGGGATGGTCCGACCTTCCGCTGACTGCCTGGCTGATAAGATACTAGAAACTTCACTCATAAAGTCTTATGATAAAGATCCCATACACACTGAACTCTGA
- the LOC113300083 gene encoding uncharacterized protein LOC113300083 isoform X2 — protein sequence MGSEGPISVTIHITGFGKFHGVPDNPTEVIVSNLKGFLKRRGNPLPSGINIGSCTILDAAGDGSLPLLYNIMESSISNSESLTTDSLNNNEQLHFGVSGGAKEFAVERQAYNEATFRCPDEHGWQPQQLPIVYEDGEISRTRQTSLSVEGIVKQLKKKCFDVVLSDDADRFVCNYVYYHSLRFAEQKGHKSLFVHVPSFSRIDEDTQMEFAASLLESLTLNYH from the exons ATGGGATCTGAAGGACCTATTTCTGTAACAATTCATATAACTGGATTCGGTAAATTCCATGGGGTTCCAGATAATCCAACTGAAGTTATAGTAAGTAATTTAAAAGGGTTCTTGAAAAGAAGAGGTAATCCGTTACCAAGTGGTATAAATATCGGGAGTTGCACAATTCTTGATGCAGCTGGAGATGGATCACTTCCTTTGCTTTATAATATCATGGAATCAAGTATTTCAAATTCTGAATCACTGACAACAGATTCTTTGAACAACAATGAACAG CTTCACTTTGGAGTCAGTGGTGGAGCCAAGGAGTTTGCTGTTGAGAGACAGGCATATAATGAAGCCACTTTTCGCTGTCCAGATGAGCATGGGTGGCAACCTCAA CAACTTCCAATAGTTTACGAGGATGGAGAAATTTCCAGAACAAGACAG ACTTCTTTATCGGTCGAGGGGATTGTTAAGCAGTTAAAGAAGAAGTGTTTTGATGTGGTCCTATCCGATGATGCTGATCGTTTTGTGTGCAACTATGTCTATTATCACTCTCTCCGCTTTGCTGAACAGAAAGGTCACAAATCTCTCTTTGTTCATGTTCCTTCCTTTTCAAGAATCGACGAAGACACCCAAATGGAGTTCGCTGCATCTTTGTTGGAGTCTCTTACCTTAAATTACCACTGA
- the LOC113300081 gene encoding protein FAR1-RELATED SEQUENCE 6-like, producing the protein MDEETSNKETTGVGDAEVVIDEKRESEIIEPKVGTMFNSVDEIYEFFRSYGYHMGFPVKKRTTKKSIDGILRYVTFTCGRAGKGESSSNNLVKPPTSQVGCKVKLTASLCGENKWRINTVNLEHNHGLCPSQAAYFRCNWQFGKNNKMNPEGGSDRGVNENVLNVERECRRCSGTMTRLQLGEGDAFAMQEFFMKMQTRSKDFFCSMDLDEDGRLRNVFWADGRSREAYKEFGEVVYLDTSFLANKYNIQLTSLVGVNHHGNLTLFGCGLVSSDDTGTYVWLFRTWLECMSNCAPKGIITDQDTAIKIAVEVVFPTIRHRWCLYRVMKKMPEKLGELYGSISSSLQEVVYDTQSPTEFEQSWNELVEKHGLRHDEWLTGLYNGRDRWVPCFVKSNFWAGISATKRDDSINLFFDGFVNSKTTLKKFFVEQYDKALKSEVEKKSQLDFRSFAKTVPCITTYEMEKQVQRVYTISKFKEFQKELTGKMYCDVKSIQEGSMVSEYHIREDIVIGEAKKRMMSTISFQRNDCEVNCSCLMFQFGGILCRHAIYVLIRNDIMLLPDSYILSRWRKDVRRYYTRVKINDSWSATPEQLQYDELCLAFAKLAH; encoded by the coding sequence ATGGATGAGGAAACCTCAAATAAGGAGACAACAGGAGTTGGTGATGCTGAAGTTGTAATTGACGAGAAAAGGGAAAGTGAAATTATTGAGCCAAAGGTGGGAACGATGTTTAATAGTGTTGATGAGATTTATGAATTCTTTAGAAGCTATGGATACCATATGGGATTTCCAGTAAAGAAACGAACAACAAAGAAGAGTATAGATGGCATACTTAGATACGTGACGTTTACATGTGGACGAGCAGGAAAAGGAGAGAGTTCATCAAACAATTTAGTGAAACCACCGACGTCTCAAGTTGGATGTAAGGTGAAGTTGACGGCAAGTTTATGTGGAGAAAATAAATGGCGGATTAATACTGTTAATCTTGAACATAATCATGGGTTATGTCCTAGTCAAGCTGCGTATTTTCGATGTAATTGGCAGtttgggaaaaataataaaatgaatccaGAAGGGGGGAGTGATAGAGGTGTAAATGAGAATGTTTTGAATGTGGAAAGAGAGTGTAGGAGATGTAGTGGGACTATGACTCGTTTACAACTTGGGGAAGGAGATGCATTTGCGATGCAAGAGTTTTTTATGAAGATGCAAACACGAAGCAAAGATTTTTTCTGTAGTATGGATTTGGATGAAGATGGTCGGCTGAGGAATGTGTTTTGGGCAGATGGAAGGAGTAGAGAAGCTTACAAGGAATTTGGTGAGGTAGTCTATCTTGACACCTCATTTTTGGCAAACAAGTATAATATTCAGTTAACATCCCTTGTTGGGGTTAATCATCATGGCAACCTAACTTTGTTTGGATGCGGGTTGGTTTCATCTGATGATACCGGGACTTACGTGTGGTTATTTAGGACCTGGCTGGAATGTATGTCCAACTGTGCTCCTAAAGGAATAATAACGGACCAAGACACAGCCATAAAAATTGCAGTTGAGGTCGTTTTCCCTACTATTAGGCATCGGTGGTGTTTGTATCGTGTAATGAAAAAGATGCCTGAAAAATTAGGCGAACTTTATGGTTCTATCAGTTCTTCTTTGCAAGAAGTGGTATATGATACACAAAGCCCAACAGAATTTGAACAAAGTTGGAATGAGCTGGTTGAAAAGCATGGATTGCGTCATGATGAATGGTTGACTGGATTATACAATGGGAGGGATCGTTGGGTACCATGTTTTGTAAAATCCAACTTTTGGGCAGGGATTTCGGCCACTAAGCGTGATGATAGTATAAATTTGTTTTTTGATGGATTTGTCAATTCAAAAACAactttgaagaaattttttgtggAACAGTATGATAAGGCACTGAAGAGTGAAGTGGAAAAAAAGAGTCAGCTAGATTTTAGGTCATTTGCTAAAACAGTGCCTTGTATAACTACTTACGAAATGGAGAAGCAAGTGCAAAGGGTTTACACCATCTCAAAATTTAAAGAATTTCAGAAAGAGTTGACAGGAAAGATGTATTGTGATGTAAAATCCATTCAAGAAGGTTCCATGGTCTCGGAGTATCACATACGAGAGGACATTGTGATTGGAGAAGCTAAAAAGAGAATGATGTCTACGATCTCATTTCAGAGGAATGACTGTGAAGTTAATTGCAGTTGTCTCATGTTTCAATTTGGAGGGATACTATGCAGACATGCAATATATGTATTAATCCGCAATGATATTATGTTGCTTCCAGACAGTTACATATTAAGCAGATGGAGGAAAGATGTCAGGAGATATTACACAAGGGTCAAAATTAATGACAGTTGGTCTGCCACTCCTGAACAGCTGCAGTATGATGAGTTATGTCTCGCATTTGCAAAGCTTGCACACTGA
- the LOC113300083 gene encoding uncharacterized protein LOC113300083 isoform X1: MGSEGPISVTIHITGFGKFHGVPDNPTEVIVSNLKGFLKRRGNPLPSGINIGSCTILDAAGDGSLPLLYNIMESSISNSESLTTDSLNNNEQVIWLHFGVSGGAKEFAVERQAYNEATFRCPDEHGWQPQQLPIVYEDGEISRTRQTSLSVEGIVKQLKKKCFDVVLSDDADRFVCNYVYYHSLRFAEQKGHKSLFVHVPSFSRIDEDTQMEFAASLLESLTLNYH, from the exons ATGGGATCTGAAGGACCTATTTCTGTAACAATTCATATAACTGGATTCGGTAAATTCCATGGGGTTCCAGATAATCCAACTGAAGTTATAGTAAGTAATTTAAAAGGGTTCTTGAAAAGAAGAGGTAATCCGTTACCAAGTGGTATAAATATCGGGAGTTGCACAATTCTTGATGCAGCTGGAGATGGATCACTTCCTTTGCTTTATAATATCATGGAATCAAGTATTTCAAATTCTGAATCACTGACAACAGATTCTTTGAACAACAATGAACAGGTTATCTGG CTTCACTTTGGAGTCAGTGGTGGAGCCAAGGAGTTTGCTGTTGAGAGACAGGCATATAATGAAGCCACTTTTCGCTGTCCAGATGAGCATGGGTGGCAACCTCAA CAACTTCCAATAGTTTACGAGGATGGAGAAATTTCCAGAACAAGACAG ACTTCTTTATCGGTCGAGGGGATTGTTAAGCAGTTAAAGAAGAAGTGTTTTGATGTGGTCCTATCCGATGATGCTGATCGTTTTGTGTGCAACTATGTCTATTATCACTCTCTCCGCTTTGCTGAACAGAAAGGTCACAAATCTCTCTTTGTTCATGTTCCTTCCTTTTCAAGAATCGACGAAGACACCCAAATGGAGTTCGCTGCATCTTTGTTGGAGTCTCTTACCTTAAATTACCACTGA